The Perca flavescens isolate YP-PL-M2 chromosome 8, PFLA_1.0, whole genome shotgun sequence DNA window agctagcagatagtgaagagatgttttttacagtgtgctcaggggacaggcagctagcagatagtgaggagatgttttttacagtgtgttcaggggacaggcagctagcagatagtgaggagatgttttttacagggtgttcaggggacaggcagctagcagatagtgaggagatgttttttacagtgtgttcaggggacaggcagctagcagatagtgaggagatgtttgctgtatgtgacaaaaaatggtgtagcctaaaaaacgcgtgacatcgcttagagcacctttaatatgcaactatattttatacaatatatgtagtagggggtccctgctccgtctctctttcaggtaaggggtccttggcttaaaatacgttgaagacccctgcattAGAGGATTTAAAATAATTCAGTAATCCTTAATCCTACAACCTGGACTATATACCTTTCCTCCACACATGCTATATATCCTGAACCTTTGCCTCTCCATACAGCTTAttttttcttaatgttaaaTAGTTTTACGtatgtgttatttgtttctgtatttattgtttgtttatttcatattcatgtttaataaGGTAATGTATGCACCAataaccaaggcaaattcctccTAAGTGCTACTCACTTCACAATACATCCTTTTTTGATTCTGATAGTTcttaatccttttttttaaggGAATTTAATTCAACAATTTTGTTGGACCTCAAGGATTCACAGAATGTGTTTTAGTGAGAAACTCTGCCTGTAAACACAACTTTTGTTGGTTTATgagaaaactccacagggcacctttaactatgtgatattatttaaattcaacacaggaaggaggaaggaagaATCATTCCAATAATTAAagaatatttcatttcattgtggCTTTACGTGTTATGCTGATGCACAGTGCCACTTCTACAGACACCAAAAAAACCCCACCAATGATAATCATAGTTTCCTCAAAAGTTTGGAAAAGCAGTCAAAGAGTCATTTTCGGTGGTCCGTAGCTGCTCTAAGAAGATCCAGCATCTTaatgagcaaataaaaaaaacataaaagacatgACTGATTCATGTAGAAGAAACTCTTCTTAAGATTATCTACACATCCAGCAGCATCGGCCTGCCGTCAGTCTTACCCGGTTAGATCTTTCAATTTCTCCCAGAAAGGTAAGAAGATGTCAAGGGTCAGAGACGCAGACTGAGTGCCTTCTGGGCACTGCAGCCGAGTCTGAATCGGATTTTCTGCGGCTCAGAAAACAGCCATCGAGGTTCAGTGCAGCGCTCTGCAAAACCCCAGCTGGACTCTGCAGGTTCATGGCCTCCACTGTGCAGCGGGTGAACCACAGCTGGTCAGACGGAGAACTCGGCGCCGCCCTTCCAGGCGCGTCTGGGGAGCAGGGTTGGTAGTTTGAGTCCAGCAAAGGGGCTGATCCACAACAGCGACGGCGGACCTCCAAACACCGACCTCAGCCCCGCCCAGCGAGTCTGACGCTCCCACGTCGGCTTCTCGTTCTTCAGACGCTCGATCTcctgacacacagagatacgCAACCTcgttacacacagacatacatacctTCACTACACACGGATAAATAGTCTTACCGTACtcggagacagacagggagtaCTGAAACACTATTATAACATATTATttagagtaaagtgatgtaTACAGAACATGAGTTTATGTTCAGTTCAGTCACTTTATATTACAGATGGGAAATAATCAgtacaaataaactaaaaagacaataacataaaaacaaagtacAAAGAACATAAAATATACAGAACACAATTAGACACAATGCTACAGCAGCAATATCAACaataaaatttaaattacaTGTGCATATTAAGCCGACTTATTGCTAGGGATGaggatttttagttttttattgatattgataACATTTTCAAGACTGTTTaacattgaaattgaaattgtttatttaagaggataaccccttgagatgaagcatctcgttttcgagggggtccgaTCCGAGTCTTTATCGATACTTTTATATTATTTGGTGGAAAGATGAGACGACAAATTCTTAAACATGCTGCAGGTAgaattgtgaagatccaggacttagcccaaaAATGTTAACATCGACaatttctcagtccctcccccctttctgctaaagcccaaaccggtctcctaagcccctccccccacaagggagaatgaatgcgtgtgcatgagcagtgattgacacgcagttacataccggacgcagcccagctggcgcatacaCATCTGACATTATGAGAtctccgtgactatttataccggcgctggtgctcgcgacactagctgcagtcttctcctgaacagaggtggcgctaatgagcaaaggctaccgacgctgccctttctacggactagaagaagaagaaaaaggtaaacaacggcagaactggcagcagcattgacctacttcgtcggatcgagcctttcattcaccataaagaGCTCATCTTTacccggtaagtttaccagagagacctgcagtcactctgagagtcctgacaTCCGCTTGTTggcgaactcattcaggctTCCTGTTTCTGCTTTGTCGCACgccactgaaaaaaaagagccgtgcgcaACCTCGGCTCGGCCGGGTATTACATAATTTTAACGTCACGATGTcacgcgccaccttggatgcatgcgcaaccagatgttcgaatagttcGAATATTCGGTGTTAatttagagggaatattcgaacgtcatttttgagcaattttgaaAGCCCTAGTACTTAATAGAACCAGGACTTGAGACCCATCCCTAGTTATTGCACAGGCAACGGAGGAGTTTTTACTGTTACTGCTCTTGAATCGGGATACTCTTGGATCTACGGTCTCAGGGGAATGAAAGACAGCGAGTTTATGTCCTCACCGTCTCGTCGTTGCAGATGGAGTGGAGCTGAGTGCTGAACATTACAGCTGTGAaggtgaagaagaggagggcTTCCATGCAGAGGAAGATCATCAGCATCATCGTCACCGGAGGAGAGAAATCACTGCACTCTGGAAGCAAGAAAAAACAACACGGTGAACTGCAGCTAGCTTCTGTCAGCCCCAGTGGGGTTCCTGATATAACCACATAGGTGATACTGGGTATCACTTGATACAAACAAGAACTTTGAGGCCCAGGCCTAGATGAAGAAAAGATAactaaaaatttaaataaaatatagctAAAGGGCTAACTTGTTCAAAAGCTAACTTTTTTTCTCAACCTGGACCCTGGACCCtaaaagtctctctctctctctctctctctctctctctctctctctctctctctctctctctctctatatatatatatatatatatatatatatatatatatatatatatatatatatatatatatatatatatatatatatatatatatatatatatatatataatatatcataaGTCACGTGAGACTTATGATAACAACAGTATTTTAGAAATTGGGCCAATATTAAGCGAGACTGCtgaaacaagctacaaagtAGGCCTAATGTTAACCGGcaattttatcatcgtaaaacacacttcattcaaaactaaaatcaaaagccgtcttggttcatctttccactgttccaataATCAACACTCTGGTttgtttgaaataaacccttaattcacccatttacacatgcatgctaaaagtcctgattatttacatggagtctggtggagatatgctggctctatacacgctaaaagtcctgattatttacatggagtctggtggaaatatgctggctctatacacgctaaaagtcctgattatttacatggagtctggtggaaatatgctggctctatacacgctaaaaatcctgtttatttacatggagtctggtggaaatatgctggctctatacacgctaaaagtcctgattatttacatggagtctggtggaaatatgctggctctatacacgctaaaaatcctgtttatttacatggagtctggtggaaatatgctggctatatacacgctaaaagtcctgattatttacatggagtctggtggagatatgctggctatatacacgctaaaagtcctgattatttacatggagtctggtggagatatgctggctctatacacgctaaaagtcctgattatttacatggagtctggtggagatatgctggctatatacacgctaaaagtcctgattatttacatggagtctggtggagatatgctggctctatacacgctaaaagtcctgattatttacatggagtctggtggagatatgctggctctatacacgctaaaagtcctgattatttacatggagtctggtggagatatgctggctctatacacgctaaaagtccttattatttacatggagtctggtggagatatgctggctctatacacgctaaaagtcctgattatttacatggagtctggtggagatatgctggctataTACAAGataaaagtcttgattatttacatggagtctggtgggatCTCTGAGCCGTTTCATGTTAGACAAAGagaatcttactctttaactaaaaggtgtatctctgtagggatcctttccaaaatgttgtcagacacttaggataacaatctgagcctgtctgttgttaaacagcacttttagtggacataaaataatgcacatttgccctataGGATCACATTGCTGTCCCGTTCACGGCTGCAGGTTACAGTGTTCTCGttaaatactggaccaatttcagagagctttgttcacattagtcacttagacaccagtGCATGGGAAAAACGAATTACCCTTCAAGCGGTTTTCAGGACTCACCTCTCCACTGGACTTTGATGCAGGTGATGAACTGGTATCCACAGAGAGCCAGAGCGTGACTGGAGATCATAGCTATGTACATCTGTGGACAGAGGAAAATGTACCAGACTCGGTATTAGTGTATTAGGTATAGTGTTTTAACATCTCAGAGTCGGAGGGGTCTTTGAAAATACGTTTCTCTTTCATTAGCTTCAAATAGTTGTGGTGCCAAAATGTGTAGCCTGACCGAAAGTTTagatgcaaagaaaaaaaggaggggAGGTGCATAATTAAAGAAAAGTGAGCAAAAGTGTGCAAAATGTGTTCTTTGTATTTTCATTACATTTCTCTGTATTTGAGTTTCATCCGCTGCAACATCTAAGCTCTAAACACTTTTGTAACTACTAATAAAAGTGCTACAacagctgcaactaacaattattttcattagtgATTAATCTGATGATCATTTTCTCGATTTGTGGCTTaatcgtttggtctataaaatgtctggaaatgaaaaaaaaaatgtccataccagtttctcaaagtccagatgacatctttaaatgtattgttttgtccaaaacctaaagctattcagtttaatatgacataaaacagaaaaaggcagGACATCTCCAAATTTGAGAGGTTGAACACAGCATGTTCTGTTATTTTAcacaaagatgaatcgattatcaaaatagttggtgtgATTTTTCTATCGATCaactaatcgttgcagctctagttgCAACCCAGTCTaatctattcacacacacatttgtcacCGTTGTTGCTTCCCCATTCCGCAAATGATGACTGACTGGTGGCCAAGAGTCAGGattgaacattaaaaaaagagaaatatgagtcatttaaagggtaactaccatttttcaacctggacccctgTTTTCCTAtggttttgtgtctaagtgactgatgggaacaacaatctttgacattggtccagtattgagcgaggtcgctgcagtcggcagcggcgaaacaagctacaatgtgagTTAATAGGACAACtatgcagcttgtatttaccttcacaaaagtgcttgttttgccgcttacagactcagattattattctaagtgtctgacaccattatggaaaggatttctaaggaggtcgacctttctgttaaagagtaagatccttttataatacacaatatacataaaaacatctgtgaaatcacatttgctaaacccaccaaaCTCGATGTAAATAAAGAGTAATTTAagcattgtaaaacacacttcattcaaagtcgacagaaacaaaataaaactattaaaagccgttttgggtcgtctttccacttttccaaccatcactactctagttttggttgaaataaacacatagtttactgatttacatcattgacaatatgttggctctatacacgctaaaagtagtgattttttagcttgtttcgccgctgccgactgcagcgattcgattaatactggaccaatgtcaaagattgttgttcccatcagtcacttggacacaaaaacataggaaaatagggtccaggttgaaaaaaaaatggtagttactagagatgcaccgattgactGGCCGGTGACCGGACTTGGCAGATTTTCacgtgatatatatatatatatatatatatatatatatatatatatatatatatatatatatatatatatatatattgatattgatatgagaagaaggaaatggttctaacattgcactttagatgtgtgtgaatgtcccacaccaggagtcatgtatatagttctgttttatagtgatccattatctattaaaaaaatgttctattaaagaaaagatagaaaataaatatctgtgtgtgctggaaagtggttagaaaaaatgaaatcggaatcggctaaaatcggtattggcagttcaaactcaatgaaaaaatcggaaatcggcctagaaagttgaaatcggtgcatctctagtagtTACCCTTTGACCATGCAACAACATAACCATTTTGTTATAAACAAAACTTTCTGTCTCTCAAATTTACATTCTACGctaattctttttcttttctttcacttctcAACAATACAAAACATCTCTAGTTTTAactaattatataatatatctcTGGCTGACGTGTGTGGAAGTCAGCctgaagaagaaagaagaaaatcaGATAAGTAAGTGGTCAGGACAGTAAATGAGCTTACAGTGAAGAGGACGAAGAAGCGCTGGTTTTTCTCCCCGACACAGTTGTTGACCCAGGGACAGTGGTGGTCCATCTTGCGGATGCAGCGCTTACAGATACTATAGAAGAACGGGGAAGGAATAACACGGCAGTATTACTTCCCAACTAGACTAACTTTACTAACAGTTTTAAAACAATCACCTCAGCTGGCTTGTCGATAACAGCTAAAGATGATGACAAAGAATTGGTTCAGTGTCTCGTTCTGCTTCCAGAAAACCTCCCAAATCAATCAGTGCAGCTTTAGGAGCAGCAGagttagggcgttttcacacatacctcgtttggtccggactttcggactttttagtttgatccgaaccaaaattacaggtgtgaaacctcccccagaccacggtccggatcaaaagaccaaattttggtccaataaaaagaggtggtctcggtccggaccaaactgaaccatggtccggttcgtttatagtgtgaaagcattttttggatggttcggacttttggaccaaatacaagaagctctggcaggatCTCCTTGTGTTagctcctttaaggtgcttagtgagagagagtgacggtgaatgcgttcagagaagacagctgtcggctatcagagcagagaatacatcagcagtttattggttaagtggtaaatgtacagcgtaggtttcagtttgtctctgaataaatgctccagaaagaaagttcccgtatcttgcttctcaacatcacaacaaaacaaaaagggccgcggcagtagggggagagcagcagtcagttggaaaaactccgacacagagagaggatatgagaggacgaggaagcccttcaacaaaccaatcagttagaagtatctggagacgtagctcacgtatgtgatgacggcaggacgtaggtttgtcatgtatagatctttagtgcgcttgcaaaactgcattgtgaaaccacaacttaccggatcaaatgtatacaatgtaacaaaaacatgaaccttggtccggaccttggtttggactttcatgtgtgaaaacgcccttaataTTGAAActctagtctggatcaatggaagtacatttccaggataaagcccgACACCTGATTAGGGTTCCGAACCCgttgctaatacggcaccggttcCTTAatgaccggtatctaccggaccgaatagcaacgcggatttcggtgtgACATTTTGGTGCTACCGATatgcctgcgctgctctctgatgctccaaaacggatgttagaggcaacagaagcatctctgcatgtgacgctagttaacactacactcgacagcagctaacgttagcctcccgttagctagtagcgggattaaacacggttaaaatgctgaccgcTAACGTTAAACGGTGggactgtatttccctgtagaggattccaactcCGGGACATAACATCCTGCAgctgtcggaaaaacacagacggaAACttgtgcattcaaagttattgttaaatacccttttcccatctggtggttgttttatgtcattcaacagcaatttactggtgaaaaaagttattgttataagttatagttatttctatattattaaatcatttaattgtgaccatatggccttttcaataaacaagctgttctttaatgttgcagacggttgtttagtacccttctttttttttttaccgtcttaaaaagtatcggttca harbors:
- the LOC114560318 gene encoding palmitoyltransferase ZDHHC7, with protein sequence MSSGHRLRDVEQQRPLLDGEEEEEAEVEKSSHGEAKRLWFIQDCCGMVCAFITWFLVLFADFVVTFVMLLPSRSFWYAVVNGVFFNSLAVLALASHLRTMLTDPGAVPKGNATKKYLESLQLKPGEVIYKCPKCCSIKPERAHHCSICKRCIRKMDHHCPWVNNCVGEKNQRFFVLFTMYIAMISSHALALCGYQFITCIKVQWRECSDFSPPVTMMLMIFLCMEALLFFTFTAVMFSTQLHSICNDETEIERLKNEKPTWERQTRWAGLRSVFGGPPSLLWISPFAGLKLPTLLPRRAWKGGAEFSV